One Atribacterota bacterium genomic region harbors:
- a CDS encoding RrF2 family transcriptional regulator encodes MRLSTRSRYGTRLMLKLALNYSKGPVFLKDIAQEEEISEKYLSHLVIPLRASGLIYSLRGAHGGYHLTKSPAQITIKDIVCTLEGNLSPVECVTNPSICSRVNDCLARDIWGTLYEKISETLDSVTLKDLLGSKELKQQRAKEKRSEEQLEKYDNLPI; translated from the coding sequence ATGAGACTATCTACGCGTTCCCGATATGGGACGAGATTAATGTTGAAGTTAGCTTTGAATTACAGTAAAGGTCCCGTTTTTTTAAAGGACATTGCTCAGGAGGAAGAAATTTCTGAGAAATATCTGAGTCACCTGGTTATCCCACTAAGAGCAAGCGGGCTAATATATTCTTTACGAGGTGCACACGGTGGATATCATTTAACCAAATCTCCTGCTCAGATAACTATAAAAGACATAGTTTGCACCTTAGAGGGAAATTTAAGCCCGGTTGAATGTGTAACAAATCCCTCCATTTGTTCAAGAGTTAACGATTGTCTGGCTCGGGATATCTGGGGAACGCTTTACGAAAAAATATCTGAAACCCTTGATTCAGTTACCTTAAAAGATTTATTAGGTTCAAAAGAATTAAAGCAACAGCGTGCTAAAGAGAAAAGAAGCGAAGAACAGTTGGAAAAATATGATAATTTACCTATTTGA
- a CDS encoding ATP-dependent 6-phosphofructokinase → MNKDKKRRIAILTGGGDCPGINAVIRAITKKAILEYDMEVIGIKDGYEGLIHNQYRALNYDDVSGILTLGGTILGTTNKANPFQYAIKKDNKLIYEDRSRDVLKNINALKIECLVCIGGDGTLWISHRFYQEGVPIVGVPKTIDNDIKGTDITFGFDTAVSIATEGIDRIHTTAQSHHRIMMIEVMGRKAGWIALHSGIAGGGDIILIPEIPYQVDKIIEYINKRRDTGRHFSIIVVAEGAKPVGGEVVVKRVVKDSADQVRLGGISFILGEQLGKMIDLETRSVVMGHLQRGGTPTPFDRILATRLGSKAVDLIVGENYGKMVSVQGDHLKDFPLEEVATGPRLVPTDHELIKSGREIGVCFGN, encoded by the coding sequence ATGAATAAAGATAAAAAAAGAAGAATCGCTATCCTTACCGGAGGAGGAGATTGTCCGGGTATTAATGCAGTGATTCGAGCGATTACCAAGAAGGCAATTCTGGAATATGATATGGAGGTTATCGGGATAAAAGACGGATATGAAGGATTAATTCATAATCAATATCGAGCCTTGAACTATGATGATGTTTCCGGGATTCTTACTTTAGGAGGCACCATACTGGGAACAACCAATAAAGCTAATCCTTTCCAATATGCAATTAAGAAAGATAATAAACTTATATATGAAGATCGTTCCAGGGATGTTTTAAAAAATATCAATGCTTTAAAAATTGAATGCCTGGTCTGTATTGGTGGTGACGGTACACTGTGGATTTCCCATCGTTTTTATCAGGAAGGAGTGCCAATTGTAGGAGTGCCCAAGACCATTGACAATGATATCAAAGGCACCGATATTACTTTTGGATTTGATACAGCGGTTTCCATTGCTACAGAGGGAATAGACCGTATTCATACTACTGCCCAATCTCATCATCGTATTATGATGATTGAAGTTATGGGTCGTAAAGCAGGTTGGATTGCCCTTCATTCCGGAATAGCGGGAGGGGGAGATATAATTCTAATCCCGGAAATTCCTTATCAGGTTGATAAGATTATAGAATATATTAATAAGAGAAGAGATACGGGACGTCATTTCAGCATTATTGTCGTGGCAGAAGGAGCCAAACCGGTGGGGGGAGAAGTTGTGGTAAAAAGAGTAGTGAAAGATAGCGCTGATCAGGTTCGTTTAGGCGGAATTAGTTTTATTTTAGGTGAGCAGCTGGGAAAAATGATTGATTTGGAAACTCGTTCTGTAGTTATGGGGCATTTACAGCGCGGAGGTACTCCAACACCCTTTGATCGTATTCTGGCAACTCGTTTAGGTTCCAAAGCAGTTGACCTGATTGTAGGGGAAAATTATGGGAAAATGGTAAGTGTACAAGGTGATCATTTAAAAGATTTCCCCTTAGAAGAGGTTGCTACGGGTCCCCGTTTAGTTCCGACTGATCATGAGCTTATCAAGTCAGGCCGAGAAATAGGGGTATGCTTTGGAAATTAA
- a CDS encoding iron-sulfur cluster assembly scaffold protein, whose protein sequence is MNERIDWVYSEKLKEHFINPRNILKNEDSYQDDGKGIVGNMKCGDQMLIVIKVDKKKGIITDCKWKTYGCASAIASTSILSEMVKGMTLEQAYQISPKDIAKELGGLPVHKIHCSVLGDKALRAAINDYYRRNGMEDKITEAEAGIVCKCMNVTDEEIEEAVLDGARTYLDLQERTKAGTACGQCKEDILRLLDKYKKEHFGENKK, encoded by the coding sequence ATGAATGAGAGAATAGACTGGGTTTATTCTGAGAAACTAAAAGAACACTTTATAAATCCTCGTAATATCCTTAAAAATGAGGATTCTTACCAGGATGACGGCAAAGGCATAGTAGGTAATATGAAATGCGGAGATCAGATGCTTATAGTGATTAAGGTAGATAAGAAAAAAGGTATTATAACAGATTGCAAATGGAAGACTTATGGTTGTGCCAGTGCTATTGCCAGCACTTCTATCTTATCAGAGATGGTAAAAGGAATGACCCTGGAACAGGCATATCAAATTTCTCCTAAAGATATTGCGAAAGAATTAGGCGGATTACCGGTACATAAAATACACTGTTCAGTACTGGGTGATAAAGCCCTAAGAGCTGCTATTAATGACTATTATAGACGAAATGGCATGGAAGATAAAATTACAGAGGCAGAAGCAGGTATAGTATGCAAATGTATGAATGTTACTGATGAAGAAATCGAAGAAGCGGTATTAGATGGTGCCCGGACTTATCTGGATTTACAGGAAAGAACTAAAGCGGGAACGGCATGTGGGCAATGTAAAGAAGATATTTTAAGACTTCTGGATAAATACAAGAAAGAACATTTTGGAGAAAACAAAAAATAA
- the argC gene encoding N-acetyl-gamma-glutamyl-phosphate reductase: MGKIRVSIVGATGYSGKELVRILLRHPQIELMHLVSASYVGQNICDVYPEFINQLDKKLIELDIDKIVQDSDLVFTALPHTISLNIIPDIFARGEVKVVDLSADFRLRDADNYANWYQKEHNEKSRELLKEAVYGLPELYKKEIRKATLVANPGCYPTSAILGIVPLLANHLVESNNIIIDAKSGTSGAGRKLSLGLHFSECNESFKAYKCVKHNHIPEIEQELSFWYNSYQGKGKQDRYEEIVISFTPHLLPISRGILSTCYLNLLGPYNEKDIVDLYQNFYQDAPFVRIFNPPDLPEIRFVQLTNYCDIGFALDRRVGKIKIISALDNLTKGASGQAVENMNIMFNLPEEMGLV; encoded by the coding sequence ATGGGGAAAATAAGAGTTAGCATTGTTGGGGCAACCGGTTATTCCGGCAAGGAGTTAGTCAGAATATTATTGAGACATCCTCAGATAGAGTTGATGCATTTAGTCTCAGCCAGCTATGTAGGCCAGAATATCTGTGATGTCTATCCGGAATTTATCAATCAATTGGATAAAAAGCTTATTGAGCTGGATATAGATAAAATAGTACAGGATTCGGACCTGGTATTTACTGCTTTACCTCATACCATTTCTCTTAATATTATTCCGGACATATTTGCCAGGGGGGAGGTAAAAGTTGTTGACCTCAGCGCTGATTTTCGTCTCAGAGATGCTGATAATTACGCTAACTGGTATCAAAAAGAGCATAACGAAAAAAGCAGAGAATTATTGAAGGAAGCAGTATACGGATTGCCGGAATTATACAAGAAGGAGATACGGAAAGCTACTTTAGTAGCCAATCCGGGATGCTATCCCACCAGTGCCATATTAGGTATAGTTCCTTTATTGGCTAATCATCTGGTGGAATCGAATAATATAATCATTGATGCCAAATCAGGTACCAGTGGTGCCGGCAGAAAGCTCTCCTTAGGTTTACATTTTTCTGAGTGCAATGAAAGCTTTAAAGCCTATAAATGTGTCAAGCATAATCATATTCCTGAAATTGAACAGGAATTATCTTTCTGGTATAACTCCTATCAGGGAAAGGGGAAACAGGATAGATATGAAGAGATTGTAATATCCTTTACACCACATCTCCTTCCGATTAGCAGGGGAATTTTATCTACCTGTTATCTAAACTTACTTGGCCCATATAATGAGAAAGACATTGTGGATTTATATCAGAATTTTTATCAGGATGCGCCATTTGTCAGAATATTTAATCCACCTGATTTACCGGAAATTCGTTTTGTGCAATTAACCAATTATTGTGATATAGGTTTTGCCCTAGACCGGAGAGTGGGTAAAATCAAGATAATTTCAGCTCTGGATAATCTTACCAAAGGAGCCTCCGGACAAGCGGTTGAGAATATGAATATTATGTTTAATTTACCGGAAGAAATGGGGCTTGTTTAG
- a CDS encoding DUF2207 domain-containing protein yields MNNKIHYKSGLIFLILLFFFLLYSLVLFAQERSFQITDYQAQVQILENGDARVSEIFTYEFSGNFNGIIRSIGLKGSDGLEYFNASQYSPQKRTLETTQEIEDGMIAFRIYDQSFNERKSFLLEYQLKNVITKYNDIAEFYWNFFDYTNASPIDRLKIEVFFPNRTVFKDEFRVFGHGPSHGQVSIEDQGVVLYKVDGFPSGEMMEARILFPIALVPNARRVINEERLEKIMEEELNWAKGSEWQQNLIILGLVFIPLIIILNIIMVIRLYFKYDRELKPEMQLDYYRELPEDITPAVVSQLMSIQGATNKDIMATLMDLARKGYLKIEEETVGRKKDYRFRLLKKETDSLKQHEENLIVWLFYTIGNGESISLQEIEGYAKSTAKSSWTQGSFYNQYIQWQKTVKDEFKKYNYFNESKPGLKAAVKIVLGELVFVLVLMLIAILLGMPWYILIPLLFAVGITGVGLIIYGAMIRKKTQTGVNEYNKWMAFKRFLLHFSNMKDYEIPSLVVWEHYLVYAISLGIAEKVIAKLRPVLANQDINMRNSALLYHMTSQNGQLNAATFRSFDRAFSSAFVQVKPSTGSGGGFSSGGGRGGGGGGAGAF; encoded by the coding sequence TTGAATAATAAAATTCATTATAAAAGTGGTTTAATCTTTTTAATTTTACTATTTTTCTTTTTATTGTATTCTCTAGTCTTATTTGCGCAAGAACGTAGTTTTCAGATTACTGATTACCAGGCGCAAGTTCAGATTCTAGAAAATGGAGATGCCCGAGTCAGCGAAATATTTACTTATGAATTTAGCGGAAATTTTAATGGTATTATTAGAAGTATAGGACTTAAGGGTTCAGATGGATTAGAATATTTTAATGCCTCTCAATATTCCCCTCAAAAAAGAACTTTAGAAACAACCCAGGAAATCGAAGACGGAATGATTGCCTTTCGTATTTATGATCAGTCTTTCAATGAAAGAAAATCCTTTCTGTTAGAATATCAACTAAAGAATGTAATAACAAAATATAATGATATTGCTGAGTTTTACTGGAATTTTTTTGACTATACCAATGCCTCACCCATTGACCGATTAAAAATTGAGGTTTTTTTCCCCAATAGAACTGTTTTTAAAGATGAGTTCAGAGTTTTTGGTCACGGACCCTCCCATGGTCAGGTATCAATCGAAGATCAGGGAGTTGTGCTCTATAAAGTAGATGGTTTCCCATCCGGTGAAATGATGGAAGCCAGAATTCTCTTTCCTATTGCCTTAGTTCCCAATGCCCGCAGAGTAATTAATGAAGAACGGTTGGAAAAAATTATGGAGGAGGAATTAAACTGGGCTAAAGGTTCTGAGTGGCAGCAAAATTTAATTATTTTAGGCTTGGTGTTTATACCATTAATTATTATTTTAAATATTATAATGGTTATCCGGCTTTATTTTAAATATGACCGAGAACTAAAACCGGAAATGCAGTTAGATTATTATCGGGAATTACCGGAGGATATTACTCCGGCAGTTGTAAGCCAATTGATGAGTATCCAGGGGGCCACTAACAAAGATATAATGGCTACCTTAATGGATCTGGCCAGAAAGGGTTATTTAAAAATTGAAGAAGAAACGGTTGGAAGGAAGAAGGATTATCGCTTTAGACTATTAAAAAAAGAGACAGATTCTCTCAAGCAGCATGAAGAGAACCTAATTGTCTGGCTTTTTTATACTATTGGAAACGGAGAATCAATTTCTTTGCAAGAAATTGAAGGTTATGCTAAATCAACTGCCAAATCCTCCTGGACCCAGGGCTCTTTTTATAATCAGTATATCCAGTGGCAGAAAACCGTGAAAGATGAATTTAAAAAGTATAATTATTTTAATGAATCAAAACCAGGATTAAAGGCTGCTGTAAAGATAGTCCTGGGTGAATTGGTTTTTGTTTTGGTATTAATGTTAATAGCTATATTATTAGGGATGCCCTGGTATATATTGATACCGCTGTTGTTTGCAGTTGGTATAACAGGGGTAGGATTGATTATTTATGGGGCAATGATTAGAAAAAAGACCCAGACTGGAGTTAATGAATATAATAAGTGGATGGCTTTTAAGAGGTTTTTGCTGCATTTCAGTAATATGAAAGATTACGAGATACCTTCTCTGGTGGTCTGGGAACATTATTTAGTCTATGCCATATCTCTGGGTATTGCCGAAAAAGTAATTGCCAAATTAAGACCGGTGCTGGCTAATCAAGACATCAATATGAGGAATTCTGCTCTACTTTATCATATGACCAGCCAGAATGGGCAATTAAATGCAGCCACTTTCCGTTCTTTTGATAGAGCATTCAGCAGTGCTTTTGTTCAGGTTAAGCCCTCCACCGGTTCCGGTGGAGGATTCTCCTCTGGAGGTGGAAGAGGAGGAGGTGGCGGTGGAGCCGGCGCCTTCTGA
- a CDS encoding alkaline phosphatase family protein — protein MFFSAIPKQMQKYKQGQVFFLRIHERICSCFFIFFMVLFFFLPSVVYSEATPKFLIIHLDAIPSRYFFQYMEDGYLPNVKAVFENGHMIQYGLSLFPGGTETIYPRLKEGLGNETGESVGWGYYDREKERVVSDLKTFSHLFSSLPRRARASFIYGIPWLDTFMFLPMVNVPQLLATYGVIELIWFATDATGHALSEKIYLDSIKRFDSYFGKLLKRLNMEEINLILYCDHGMSFDNEININHVPEIKRVVGEGLNAFLFPNIYLKDVNLKEYYAQKIVQETEIDLAFYQENENPGRVTGYSVSSKVIFEENTEGQIRYLFKGEDFFNYYKNGYQGEWLTDSEWLSLTSNSKFPGVPPNIFRLLSNKNAGDLVIVVNPPKIIHTKLRYSANHHGVTDTDLLVPILLRGKELEHLYEREEMWLHTLFASIPALSFANIEPKRESNTFSFWGSVSEEYSPGFEVSLSPAYRWNFALRYEQDIYKGWFEYDVYSSYVIRLWTGAGLQYQYEENNFEPFLNARLQMDFGKIQFNYGGQVNFNNLKDWQENRKEIIYRINDQLSFNWQIPNRFGFTLQW, from the coding sequence ATGTTTTTTTCAGCAATACCAAAGCAGATGCAGAAATATAAACAGGGACAGGTATTTTTTTTACGAATTCACGAGAGAATCTGTTCCTGTTTCTTTATTTTCTTTATGGTATTGTTTTTCTTTCTTCCTTCAGTTGTTTACAGTGAGGCAACACCAAAATTTCTTATCATTCATCTGGATGCCATTCCCTCTCGTTATTTCTTTCAATATATGGAAGATGGATATCTACCCAATGTAAAAGCTGTATTTGAAAACGGACATATGATTCAGTATGGTTTAAGTCTATTTCCAGGTGGAACAGAGACCATTTACCCCCGACTGAAAGAAGGTCTGGGAAATGAAACAGGAGAAAGCGTTGGCTGGGGTTATTATGATCGGGAGAAAGAGAGAGTGGTATCAGATTTAAAAACTTTTTCTCATTTATTTTCTTCTCTTCCCCGCAGGGCAAGAGCCAGCTTTATTTATGGAATTCCCTGGCTAGATACATTTATGTTTTTACCAATGGTCAATGTTCCCCAACTTTTAGCAACCTATGGGGTAATTGAGCTAATCTGGTTTGCTACTGATGCTACCGGGCATGCTCTGAGTGAAAAGATATATCTTGACAGCATAAAAAGATTTGACAGTTATTTTGGTAAATTGTTAAAAAGACTGAATATGGAAGAGATTAATCTGATTCTATATTGTGATCACGGGATGTCCTTTGATAATGAGATAAATATTAACCATGTTCCAGAAATTAAAAGAGTTGTAGGGGAAGGGCTAAACGCCTTTCTTTTTCCCAATATATATCTAAAAGATGTGAACTTAAAGGAGTACTATGCTCAAAAGATTGTTCAGGAAACTGAAATTGATTTGGCTTTTTATCAGGAGAATGAGAATCCAGGTCGGGTAACAGGATATTCAGTTTCCAGCAAAGTAATTTTCGAAGAAAATACAGAAGGTCAAATAAGATACCTTTTTAAAGGAGAGGACTTTTTTAATTATTATAAAAATGGTTACCAGGGCGAATGGTTAACTGATTCAGAATGGCTCTCTCTAACCAGTAATAGTAAATTTCCTGGAGTCCCACCAAATATTTTCAGGCTTCTTTCTAATAAAAATGCCGGAGACCTTGTTATAGTAGTAAATCCACCTAAAATTATTCATACCAAATTAAGATATTCAGCTAATCACCATGGAGTAACTGATACAGATCTATTAGTACCAATATTACTGAGGGGGAAAGAACTGGAGCATCTTTATGAGCGGGAGGAAATGTGGCTACATACCCTCTTTGCCAGTATTCCAGCCCTAAGCTTTGCTAATATTGAACCGAAAAGAGAAAGTAATACCTTTTCTTTCTGGGGCAGTGTTAGTGAGGAATATTCACCTGGTTTTGAAGTATCGCTTTCTCCGGCTTATCGCTGGAATTTTGCCCTACGTTATGAACAGGATATTTATAAAGGCTGGTTTGAATATGATGTATACAGCTCCTATGTCATCAGATTATGGACCGGTGCAGGATTACAGTATCAGTATGAAGAGAATAATTTTGAACCCTTTTTAAATGCTCGTTTACAGATGGACTTTGGAAAAATTCAATTTAATTATGGTGGACAGGTTAATTTCAATAATCTGAAAGATTGGCAGGAAAATCGGAAAGAAATTATTTACCGAATAAATGACCAACTCTCCTTTAACTGGCAGATACCCAATCGTTTTGGCTTTACCCTTCAGTGGTAG
- a CDS encoding type II CAAX endopeptidase family protein produces the protein MNKKTKKAIIFIGLTLSLSYLLVFIYFSLGGKWIMPGSLIIATTYMFIPMLAAIIVQKVMYKESIKEPLGISFKLNRWFFIAWLLPIIIAFMALGISLFLPTVEYSPELAGFYENLESTLSPEQIEKMKAQAAAFPVHPLWIAVLQALIAGITINAVAGFGEELGWRGLLQKELAHLGFWKSSICIGLIWGLWHAPLILQGHNYPSHPQIGVIMMVIFILLLSPILSYIRLKAKSVIAAAILHGSLNATFGIPLMVIKGGNDLTVGITGLAGFVALALANLGLLIYDRYFSLEKIMNNKSVKI, from the coding sequence ATGAATAAAAAAACGAAGAAAGCAATTATTTTCATTGGATTAACCTTATCCTTGAGTTATCTTTTGGTATTTATTTATTTTTCTCTGGGTGGCAAATGGATTATGCCTGGTTCACTCATCATAGCAACGACATATATGTTTATCCCTATGCTGGCGGCTATCATTGTTCAGAAGGTTATGTATAAAGAAAGCATTAAAGAACCACTAGGTATATCCTTCAAATTGAATCGGTGGTTTTTTATAGCATGGCTGCTCCCGATTATTATAGCTTTTATGGCCCTGGGAATTAGTTTGTTTTTACCTACCGTGGAATATTCTCCGGAACTGGCCGGTTTTTATGAAAACTTGGAATCTACTCTTAGCCCTGAACAGATAGAAAAGATGAAAGCTCAAGCTGCAGCATTTCCGGTTCACCCTTTATGGATTGCAGTATTGCAGGCACTTATAGCTGGGATTACCATTAATGCAGTAGCTGGATTTGGAGAAGAACTGGGCTGGAGAGGATTACTGCAAAAAGAATTAGCTCATCTGGGATTCTGGAAATCCTCCATTTGTATTGGCCTGATTTGGGGACTATGGCATGCACCCCTTATACTGCAGGGACATAATTACCCCAGCCATCCCCAAATCGGTGTTATAATGATGGTTATCTTTATACTGCTTCTTTCACCAATCCTCAGCTATATACGCTTAAAGGCAAAATCGGTTATAGCAGCAGCTATCCTTCACGGTTCTCTTAATGCAACTTTTGGTATACCGTTAATGGTCATTAAGGGAGGGAATGACCTGACAGTAGGCATAACCGGATTGGCTGGTTTTGTCGCCCTTGCCCTTGCCAATTTAGGACTTTTGATTTATGACCGGTATTTTTCCCTGGAAAAAATTATGAACAATAAATCCGTTAAAATATAA
- a CDS encoding YHS domain-containing protein — protein MAVDPVCNMEVDEKTCKYKSEYKGKTYYFCAPGCKMDFNENPEKYLKEPSGRKERKEPPPYGPC, from the coding sequence ATGGCTGTTGATCCGGTTTGCAATATGGAAGTTGATGAAAAGACTTGCAAGTATAAAAGTGAATACAAGGGCAAAACTTATTATTTCTGTGCTCCCGGATGCAAAATGGATTTTAACGAAAATCCTGAAAAGTACCTAAAAGAACCATCCGGAAGAAAAGAAAGAAAAGAACCACCACCATATGGACCCTGTTAG
- a CDS encoding LemA family protein, producing MNFILIFLVLIAMWVVVTYNSLVSLRARVDNAWAQIDVQLKRRFDLIPNLVNTVKGYAQHEKETLEKVTEARTKYMSAQTPDEKMEANSQLAGVLGRLFAVAESYPDLKANTSFLDLQKQLKETEDKIGFSRQFYNDTAMKYNISIVKVPASIIANLFGFKSRSYFEAEGESRENVEVKF from the coding sequence ATGAATTTTATTTTAATCTTTTTAGTACTTATCGCTATGTGGGTTGTGGTAACATATAATAGTCTGGTTTCCTTAAGAGCAAGAGTGGATAACGCCTGGGCTCAGATTGATGTCCAACTTAAAAGAAGATTTGACCTGATACCCAATTTAGTAAATACGGTCAAAGGGTATGCTCAACATGAGAAAGAAACACTGGAAAAAGTGACTGAAGCGAGAACCAAATACATGTCTGCCCAAACTCCTGACGAAAAAATGGAGGCAAATTCACAATTAGCAGGAGTCTTAGGTAGGTTATTTGCAGTGGCAGAAAGCTATCCTGATTTAAAAGCCAATACTAGCTTTCTGGATTTACAAAAACAATTAAAGGAAACTGAAGACAAGATTGGATTTTCAAGGCAATTTTACAATGATACAGCTATGAAATACAATATAAGCATTGTTAAAGTGCCAGCATCAATTATTGCCAATCTCTTTGGGTTTAAAAGTCGTTCTTACTTTGAAGCAGAGGGAGAAAGCAGAGAGAATGTGGAGGTTAAGTTTTAA
- a CDS encoding aminotransferase class V-fold PLP-dependent enzyme, translating to MVMRRVYMDNNATTPLHPQVKEEMIRAMEVFGNPSSMHQFGRAARVMMKEAREVVASFIGSKPEEIIFTGSGSEANNTVLSILACPSRQCNCSEAIKFNKIITSVIEHPCILETVKCLSDRNIEVKYLNVDKYGKISIEELKQELKKGPALVSIMTANNEIGTIQDINKITKFVHQYGSLIHTDAVQAVGKIPISVSDLEVDFLTLSAHKIYGPKGIGALYIRKDTPFCPLIRGGHQESGRRAGTENTLGIVGFGKAIEMCKEEMSSEHERLLLFKEKLKEGLMNKIEHVYFNGHPEDCLANTLNISFPGAEGESILLYLDLAGIAVSTGSACASGSLDPSHVLMAIGIPIEYAHGSIRISMGRDTTEEDIDYMIGVLPGIIKRIRSMSTVEAGGIKNE from the coding sequence ATGGTTATGCGAAGAGTGTATATGGATAATAATGCTACTACACCATTGCATCCGCAGGTAAAAGAAGAGATGATTAGAGCAATGGAGGTATTTGGCAATCCTTCCAGCATGCATCAATTTGGACGGGCTGCCAGGGTAATGATGAAAGAGGCAAGGGAAGTAGTAGCTTCTTTTATTGGGAGCAAACCGGAGGAAATTATTTTTACCGGTTCAGGGTCAGAAGCAAATAATACAGTTCTTTCTATTTTAGCATGTCCCTCCAGACAATGTAATTGTTCTGAGGCAATCAAATTTAATAAAATCATTACTTCGGTTATTGAACATCCTTGTATACTGGAGACTGTAAAGTGCTTGTCAGATAGAAATATAGAGGTAAAGTATCTTAATGTAGATAAATATGGAAAGATTAGTATAGAAGAGCTGAAACAAGAGCTAAAAAAAGGACCAGCCCTGGTATCTATTATGACTGCCAATAATGAAATAGGAACTATCCAGGATATTAATAAAATTACTAAGTTTGTACATCAATATGGAAGCCTGATCCATACAGATGCTGTTCAGGCAGTTGGGAAGATCCCGATTAGTGTCAGTGACTTAGAAGTAGACTTTTTAACTCTCTCTGCTCATAAAATTTATGGACCCAAAGGTATTGGTGCTTTATATATACGTAAAGATACACCATTTTGTCCTTTAATAAGAGGAGGACATCAGGAAAGCGGTCGTCGAGCTGGAACGGAAAATACTTTAGGTATAGTAGGATTTGGTAAGGCAATAGAGATGTGCAAAGAAGAAATGTCCTCTGAACATGAGAGACTGTTGCTATTTAAAGAAAAGCTAAAAGAAGGATTAATGAATAAAATTGAGCATGTTTACTTTAATGGTCATCCAGAAGATTGTCTGGCTAATACTTTAAATATTTCTTTTCCCGGAGCAGAAGGCGAATCAATATTGCTTTATCTTGATCTGGCGGGGATAGCAGTTTCCACCGGTTCAGCTTGTGCCTCGGGTTCACTGGATCCATCACATGTATTGATGGCAATAGGTATTCCTATAGAATATGCCCATGGATCTATCAGGATAAGTATGGGTAGAGATACTACTGAGGAGGATATTGATTATATGATTGGAGTATTACCGGGTATCATAAAGAGAATAAGAAGCATGTCTACAGTTGAGGCGGGAGGCATAAAAAATGAATGA
- a CDS encoding EFR1 family ferrodoxin (N-terminal region resembles flavodoxins. C-terminal ferrodoxin region binds two 4Fe-4S clusters.), with the protein MTIHIAVKRFLKKVDISTAEYIFAIATCGSTFFRGFELMDKLLARKKKQLRAHFILTMGLNDPKNESYQDPDDDEIVRLETIVQKRLNSIKNIIVNKRISREKDIEYTIGFSYHPLINYLLEKAVLWGMAFSEYIGGVNYFYTDDKCTGCGICEEICLAQKIKMRDKRPVWQKNVFCYMCYACINFCPVKAVQINSIPGVKSFTATSGRYSHPYVKVKDIALQKNEKAG; encoded by the coding sequence TTGACTATTCATATAGCAGTGAAAAGATTTCTCAAAAAGGTTGATATCAGCACTGCAGAATATATTTTTGCCATTGCTACGTGTGGTTCTACTTTTTTCAGGGGATTTGAACTGATGGATAAATTATTAGCCAGAAAGAAAAAACAATTGCGTGCCCATTTTATTCTTACTATGGGTTTGAATGATCCGAAGAATGAATCTTATCAAGATCCTGATGACGATGAAATTGTCAGATTAGAAACGATTGTGCAAAAAAGATTGAATTCAATTAAGAATATCATAGTTAACAAAAGGATTAGTAGGGAAAAGGACATAGAATATACTATTGGTTTTTCCTACCATCCTCTTATTAATTATCTTTTAGAAAAGGCTGTCCTCTGGGGAATGGCCTTTTCTGAGTATATAGGAGGAGTAAATTATTTCTACACAGATGATAAATGCACAGGGTGTGGTATCTGCGAGGAAATATGCTTAGCACAAAAAATAAAGATGAGGGATAAAAGACCGGTATGGCAAAAGAATGTATTCTGTTATATGTGCTATGCCTGTATTAACTTTTGTCCAGTTAAAGCTGTACAAATCAATAGCATTCCAGGTGTTAAATCATTTACAGCAACATCAGGCAGATATTCTCATCCTTATGTAAAAGTAAAAGATATTGCTCTACAAAAGAATGAGAAAGCTGGTTAA